The following coding sequences lie in one Planococcus lenghuensis genomic window:
- a CDS encoding IS3 family transposase (programmed frameshift), with product MPQKRRTFTVEFKKQVVALHEGGKSRTDIVREYNLTASALDRWIAQYKQSGSFQEKDNRNPLETELLAYKKRNRQLEMEVDIFKASRADHGTKIEVIQQNRHLYSVSAMCDVLQIARSTFYYETEVSAKKAQEKAKTERELKEKISTIFHENRRVYGTRKIKRELKKMGLTVSRRRIGRQMAELGLQSKYAQPSYKPIVTPVNEASYRNVLNRQFGVGGERSVLVSDLTYVKVGAQWNYICFLVNLENREIVGYSVGEHKDAALVQRAFNSVTQDLGAVKIFHTDRGSEFKNAGIDELLETHQIERSLSQRGNPYDNAVAEATFKILKTELINDMQFDTLRQLALELFDYVNWYNNIRSHSALDYMSPAAYRILALKKVV from the exons ATGCCCCAAAAGAGACGGACGTTCACAGTTGAATTTAAAAAACAGGTGGTCGCCTTGCACGAAGGCGGCAAGAGCCGGACGGACATCGTTAGGGAATATAACCTGACCGCTTCCGCCCTGGACCGCTGGATCGCCCAGTATAAGCAATCCGGTTCCTTTCAGGAGAAGGATAACCGAAACCCGCTGGAGACGGAACTGCTGGCCTATAAGAAACGGAATAGACAGTTGGAGATGGAAGTCGATATTT TTAAAGCAAGCCGCGCTGATCATGGGACGAAAATAGAGGTCATCCAACAGAACCGCCACCTCTATTCAGTATCAGCAATGTGCGACGTCCTGCAAATTGCCCGCAGCACTTTTTACTATGAAACGGAAGTTTCAGCGAAGAAAGCCCAAGAAAAAGCGAAAACGGAACGGGAGCTGAAGGAGAAGATCTCGACGATCTTCCATGAGAATCGGCGCGTATATGGCACCCGGAAGATCAAGCGGGAACTGAAGAAAATGGGCCTGACTGTCTCCAGGCGGCGGATCGGCCGGCAGATGGCTGAGCTCGGTCTCCAGTCGAAATATGCGCAGCCGTCCTATAAGCCGATAGTGACGCCTGTGAATGAAGCATCGTACCGGAACGTGCTGAACCGCCAATTCGGCGTGGGTGGAGAACGTTCAGTCCTGGTGAGTGATCTGACGTACGTGAAAGTCGGAGCCCAATGGAACTACATCTGTTTTCTGGTCAATTTAGAGAACCGGGAAATCGTTGGGTACAGCGTCGGGGAACACAAAGACGCGGCCTTGGTTCAACGTGCTTTCAATTCGGTCACACAGGACCTGGGCGCCGTGAAGATCTTTCACACGGATCGTGGGTCTGAATTTAAAAATGCCGGCATCGACGAATTATTGGAAACCCATCAGATCGAACGGTCACTGAGTCAAAGGGGCAACCCATATGACAACGCGGTAGCGGAAGCGACGTTCAAGATCCTGAAAACGGAACTGATCAATGACATGCAGTTTGACACCCTTAGACAATTGGCTCTTGAGCTCTTTGATTATGTGAACTGGTACAACAATATCCGGTCACACAGCGCCCTTGACTACATGAGTCCGGCCGCTTATCGAATTTTGGCCCTCAAAAAAGTTGTTTGA
- a CDS encoding AbrB/MazE/SpoVT family DNA-binding domain-containing protein → MKSTGVTRKVDQLGRIVIPKELRKTMEIDIGSPLEIYVEDEYILLKKYSAYGECLITGEITKANKEYAPGLTLSPEGAQILLEQLQNMNDHNPS, encoded by the coding sequence ATGAAAAGCACTGGAGTCACACGAAAAGTAGACCAGTTAGGACGTATTGTAATTCCCAAGGAATTGAGAAAGACGATGGAGATTGATATTGGAAGTCCACTTGAGATTTATGTAGAAGACGAGTATATTTTGTTGAAAAAGTACAGTGCATATGGAGAATGTCTTATAACCGGGGAAATTACAAAGGCGAATAAAGAGTATGCACCCGGTTTAACTTTGAGTCCGGAAGGAGCTCAGATTTTACTAGAGCAGCTACAGAACATGAATGATCATAATCCATCTTGA
- the metH gene encoding methionine synthase, translating to MSKHLIERQLEKRILIIDGAMGTMIQNANLSPEDFGGEEFDGCNEYLNIVRPDVIEDVHNAYLEAGADILCTNTFGGTPVVLDEYGLGDQAPEINRSAVEIAKRSATAFSTPEWPRFVAGAIGPTTKTLSVTGGITFDELLDNFHVQAKALIEGGADLILLETSQDMLNVKAATIGIKRAFEETGIELPIMISGTIEPMGTTLAGQSIEAFYISIEHVKPLSVGLNCATGPEFMTDHIRSLSELSDSYVSCYPNAGLPDEEGHYHETPESLSKKLRGFAEKGWLNVVGGCCGTTPAHIRAVREAMEGFEPRKADSAERGHTVSGIEPLQYDESMRPLFIGERTNVIGSRKFKRLIVDGKFEEAAEIARAQVKGGAHVIDICLANPDRDELEDMTNFMKEVVKKVKVPLVIDSTDEEVIEAALKFSQGKAIINSINLEDGEERFDAVMPLVKKYGASIVIGTIDEQGMAVTRKRKLEIAEHSYDLLVNQWKIAPEDIIFDPLVFPVGTGDEQYIGSAEETIEGIRLIKEKFPRSLTVLGVSNVSFGLPPVGREVLNAVYLYHCTQAGLDYAIVNTEKLERYASIPEKEINMANELLFTTTDQTLADFTAFYRDKKKEKTEDDIPETVPDRLAYYILEGTKEGLIPDLEKALDMYETPLDVINGPLMEGMAEVGRLFNDNQLIVAEVLQSAGVMKAAVSFLEQFMEKKEDDTGKGKIVLATVKGDVHDIGKNLVEIILSNNGFKVVDIGIKVTPATLIDVVKKEKPDIVGLSGLLVKSAKQMVITAQDFKEAGIDVPILVGGAALSRRFTETKISAEYNGPVIYAKDAMQGLDIANRLQSGSGKAVLLEELNAQQEKRRASEEARESRQAVAVMARPVKTVREDVPVYVPSDLRRHVLKDYSVSHLYPYVNMRTLIGHHLGLKGFSEKMLTKGDARAVELHELATGFLKSGLLKPSGMYRFFPAHSDGDDVVIYDPADAKTEIERFTFPRQSVEPFLCLADYLKSVDSGEIDYVAFMQVTAGHGVREEAIRLKERGKFLESHALQATALELAEGFAERIHQEIRDQWGFPDATDFSMRERFAAKYQGQRFSFGYPACPNLEDQSKLFKLIKPEDIGVHLTEEYMMDPEASVSAIVFAHPDARYFVVEQ from the coding sequence ATGTCCAAGCATCTTATTGAGCGGCAACTAGAAAAAAGAATCCTGATTATTGACGGCGCCATGGGAACAATGATTCAGAATGCCAACTTGTCTCCGGAAGATTTTGGCGGCGAGGAATTTGATGGCTGCAACGAATACTTGAACATCGTCCGTCCGGATGTAATCGAAGATGTCCATAACGCCTATCTTGAAGCAGGAGCTGATATTCTCTGCACCAATACATTCGGCGGGACACCGGTAGTCCTGGATGAATATGGACTGGGCGACCAGGCACCGGAAATTAACCGAAGTGCTGTCGAAATCGCTAAAAGAAGCGCTACGGCTTTTTCTACGCCGGAGTGGCCGCGTTTTGTTGCAGGAGCTATCGGGCCAACGACGAAAACGCTGTCGGTAACAGGCGGTATCACGTTTGATGAATTGTTGGATAATTTCCACGTACAGGCGAAAGCGTTAATCGAAGGCGGAGCTGATCTGATTTTACTGGAAACCAGCCAGGACATGCTGAACGTTAAAGCGGCGACAATCGGCATCAAAAGAGCCTTTGAAGAAACGGGGATAGAATTGCCGATCATGATATCGGGAACAATTGAACCGATGGGCACGACGCTTGCCGGCCAAAGCATTGAAGCATTTTATATCTCAATCGAACATGTCAAACCGCTTTCGGTCGGCTTGAATTGTGCAACGGGACCCGAGTTCATGACCGATCATATCCGTTCGTTATCCGAGCTGTCGGATAGTTATGTCAGCTGTTACCCGAATGCCGGATTGCCGGACGAAGAAGGGCATTATCACGAAACGCCGGAATCTCTGTCGAAAAAATTGCGCGGTTTTGCGGAAAAAGGCTGGCTGAATGTGGTCGGCGGCTGTTGTGGCACGACGCCGGCGCATATCCGGGCCGTAAGGGAAGCGATGGAAGGGTTTGAACCGCGAAAGGCGGATTCTGCAGAACGCGGCCACACAGTATCCGGTATTGAACCGCTCCAATACGATGAATCAATGCGACCTCTATTTATCGGCGAACGGACAAATGTGATTGGTTCACGAAAGTTCAAGCGGCTGATCGTGGATGGGAAATTCGAGGAAGCAGCTGAAATCGCCCGCGCGCAAGTAAAAGGCGGAGCGCATGTTATTGATATTTGCTTGGCTAATCCGGATCGGGATGAGTTGGAAGACATGACAAATTTCATGAAGGAAGTCGTTAAAAAAGTGAAAGTTCCGCTCGTAATCGATTCAACTGATGAAGAGGTTATCGAAGCAGCATTAAAATTTTCACAGGGAAAGGCGATCATCAATTCCATCAACTTGGAAGATGGGGAAGAACGTTTCGATGCTGTCATGCCGCTTGTGAAAAAATACGGCGCTTCTATTGTAATCGGTACAATTGATGAACAAGGCATGGCAGTGACCCGGAAACGCAAGTTGGAGATTGCCGAACACTCTTATGATTTGTTAGTGAACCAATGGAAAATCGCCCCGGAAGATATCATTTTTGACCCGCTCGTTTTTCCGGTGGGAACAGGCGATGAGCAATACATCGGTTCTGCTGAAGAAACGATTGAAGGAATTCGGCTTATCAAGGAGAAATTCCCCCGGTCGCTGACCGTCCTCGGGGTCAGCAATGTGTCATTCGGGTTACCGCCGGTCGGCCGGGAAGTCCTTAATGCCGTCTACTTATACCATTGTACGCAAGCTGGCTTAGATTACGCTATCGTCAACACCGAGAAGCTGGAGCGCTACGCATCAATTCCGGAAAAGGAAATTAATATGGCCAACGAATTGCTGTTTACTACGACCGACCAGACCTTAGCGGATTTCACTGCTTTTTATCGGGACAAAAAGAAGGAAAAGACCGAGGATGACATTCCGGAAACTGTTCCTGATCGATTGGCATACTACATTCTAGAAGGAACAAAAGAAGGACTCATTCCAGATTTGGAAAAAGCTTTGGATATGTATGAGACACCGCTCGACGTTATCAATGGACCGCTAATGGAAGGGATGGCTGAAGTAGGCCGCTTGTTCAATGACAATCAACTGATTGTTGCAGAAGTGCTGCAAAGCGCAGGTGTTATGAAAGCGGCTGTATCATTCCTGGAACAGTTTATGGAAAAGAAAGAAGACGATACGGGGAAAGGAAAAATTGTACTGGCTACTGTCAAAGGTGATGTCCACGACATCGGCAAAAATCTGGTGGAAATCATTTTGAGCAATAACGGATTTAAAGTAGTGGATATTGGCATCAAAGTGACACCGGCGACGCTGATTGACGTTGTCAAAAAAGAAAAACCGGATATTGTTGGTTTATCGGGCCTTCTCGTGAAATCAGCCAAGCAAATGGTCATTACTGCACAGGATTTCAAAGAAGCAGGGATCGATGTGCCAATACTGGTCGGGGGTGCCGCTTTATCTCGACGTTTTACAGAAACCAAAATTTCCGCTGAATATAATGGCCCGGTCATTTATGCGAAAGATGCTATGCAGGGATTGGACATTGCAAACCGGCTACAAAGCGGCAGCGGTAAAGCCGTTTTATTAGAAGAGTTAAATGCGCAACAAGAAAAGCGCAGAGCTTCAGAAGAAGCACGGGAATCCAGACAGGCCGTAGCAGTCATGGCTAGACCGGTTAAGACAGTGAGGGAAGATGTTCCGGTTTATGTACCGAGCGATTTGCGACGGCATGTACTGAAAGATTATTCAGTAAGTCATTTATATCCTTATGTTAATATGCGAACATTGATTGGTCATCATCTTGGCTTGAAAGGCTTCAGTGAAAAAATGTTAACGAAAGGTGATGCCCGTGCTGTTGAACTTCATGAGCTAGCTACCGGGTTTCTAAAATCAGGACTATTAAAACCATCAGGCATGTACCGATTTTTCCCGGCACACTCTGATGGAGATGATGTGGTGATTTATGATCCTGCCGATGCCAAAACGGAAATCGAGCGGTTCACTTTTCCCCGTCAATCAGTGGAGCCGTTCTTGTGCCTCGCCGATTATCTGAAATCTGTCGATAGCGGAGAAATTGATTACGTGGCCTTTATGCAGGTGACAGCAGGTCATGGCGTGCGCGAAGAAGCGATCCGTCTGAAAGAACGTGGCAAATTTCTGGAGAGCCACGCATTGCAAGCTACAGCACTTGAATTAGCTGAAGGATTTGCCGAAAGGATTCATCAGGAAATCCGAGATCAATGGGGATTCCCAGACGCTACGGACTTCTCGATGCGTGAGCGCTTTGCAGCGAAATACCAGGGGCAGCGCTTTTCGTTCGGTTACCCGGCCTGCCCGAACCTTGAAGATCAGTCAAAACTGTTCAAGCTCATCAAGCCGGAAGATATTGGCGTCCACTTGACAGAGGAATACATGATGGATCCTGAAGCGTCCGTCTCGGCGATTGTCTTTGCCCATCCGGACGCCCGATATTTCGTTGTTGAACAATGA
- a CDS encoding IS4 family transposase yields MNKNTTFQKLIQNFLPATELQAILTEFDYQDTARKCTVGTVISYLAGAAANEWKSLRHAADVGPGSGLVAVDHSSLSKHLKALDYAIMKRILDVIIGKLNRAARRSLNMPKTLLSIDSTTITVGKTRLPWALYHGERAGIKLHVGFSNETGMPLRVVETTGLKHDGPIGKELEDKRFILVGDRAYFSIEKADLYAGNKQDFVFRLKDNIQLNRKKSLKGIRDKESNVTADFTCILGTPRHQTQKRHRVVQFTDYEGKVISVATSLRNVTAEEIAGMYKARWAIETFFRWIKQNLNVPVLFGATENAVFTQLFAALIAYVILKWLHIRGGRQPNAKSLSFAGFQRLLLCDALPIEWRVGITKQFEPSWLLHKLETG; encoded by the coding sequence ATGAACAAGAATACCACGTTCCAAAAACTGATTCAAAATTTTCTTCCAGCGACTGAGCTGCAGGCCATTTTAACCGAATTCGATTATCAGGACACAGCCCGGAAATGCACGGTGGGGACGGTGATCTCGTACTTGGCGGGCGCCGCTGCGAATGAATGGAAAAGCCTCCGTCACGCAGCGGATGTCGGGCCGGGCAGCGGACTTGTCGCTGTTGACCATTCGTCACTTTCCAAGCACCTGAAGGCGCTTGACTATGCCATCATGAAACGGATCCTTGATGTCATCATCGGCAAACTGAACCGGGCGGCGCGCCGCAGCCTGAACATGCCGAAAACACTTCTGTCCATTGATTCGACGACGATCACGGTCGGAAAGACCCGCCTGCCCTGGGCGCTCTATCATGGTGAACGCGCCGGCATCAAACTGCATGTCGGATTCTCCAATGAGACGGGCATGCCCCTCCGGGTCGTAGAGACGACCGGCCTCAAGCACGACGGACCGATCGGCAAAGAGTTGGAAGACAAACGGTTTATCCTGGTCGGTGACCGGGCATATTTCTCGATAGAGAAAGCGGACCTGTATGCAGGAAACAAGCAGGATTTTGTCTTCCGGCTGAAAGACAATATTCAGCTGAACCGAAAAAAATCGCTGAAAGGCATACGCGACAAGGAATCGAACGTGACCGCAGATTTCACCTGTATCTTGGGAACTCCCCGGCACCAGACCCAGAAGCGGCACCGGGTGGTTCAGTTCACCGACTATGAAGGAAAAGTCATCAGCGTGGCGACATCGCTGCGGAATGTGACCGCGGAAGAGATCGCCGGCATGTACAAGGCGCGCTGGGCCATCGAAACCTTTTTCCGCTGGATCAAACAAAATCTAAATGTGCCTGTCCTGTTCGGCGCCACAGAGAATGCCGTCTTCACTCAGTTATTCGCCGCACTGATCGCTTATGTCATCCTCAAGTGGCTCCATATTCGAGGCGGTCGGCAGCCGAACGCCAAATCGCTGTCCTTCGCCGGCTTTCAGCGCCTGCTTCTTTGTGATGCCCTGCCGATCGAGTGGCGGGTCGGGATAACGAAACAGTTTGAACCATCCTGGCTACTTCATAAATTGGAAACTGGATGA
- a CDS encoding iron-containing alcohol dehydrogenase, which translates to MTVSKLVFVPLSYTGWGALEHLIPETEKHSPQKILVVTDPMLEKIGLTKQVTEPLRGAGYDVTLYTGVVPEPPIAVGEKLAEYTRSGGFDMVIGLGGGSALDLAKVASAMAVHEGDVADYLNLSGTKKITKKGLPMILIPTTSGTGSEVTNIAVLSLETTKDVVTHDYLLADAAIVDPVLTVSVPATVTAATGIDALTHAVEAYVSVNASPATDALALQAIRLIAGSLRRAVKNGEDELARTDMSLGSYMAGLAFFNAGVAGVHALAYPLGGQFHIAHGDSNAVLLPYVMGYIRKSCMARMAGILEALGGNSAYLSDEEASLRCVEELVRIVSDVGIPQTLEGFDVPESALESLTADAVKQKRLLARSPMELTEDDIRKIYQSTFDGIVTEPQ; encoded by the coding sequence ATGACTGTTTCTAAACTTGTCTTTGTTCCGCTAAGCTATACCGGCTGGGGAGCGCTTGAGCATCTGATTCCCGAGACAGAAAAGCATTCACCTCAGAAAATCCTTGTCGTGACAGACCCCATGCTGGAGAAAATTGGGCTGACCAAGCAAGTGACTGAGCCGTTAAGGGGTGCGGGTTACGACGTGACACTGTATACGGGCGTTGTTCCCGAACCTCCGATTGCTGTTGGGGAAAAGTTGGCGGAATACACCCGCAGTGGCGGATTCGACATGGTGATCGGCCTAGGCGGCGGCAGTGCACTCGACTTGGCAAAAGTTGCTTCTGCAATGGCTGTCCATGAAGGGGACGTAGCGGACTACCTGAACTTGAGTGGGACGAAGAAAATCACCAAAAAAGGACTGCCAATGATTCTCATTCCAACGACTTCCGGCACAGGATCTGAAGTGACGAATATCGCCGTGTTATCGCTCGAAACGACGAAAGATGTCGTCACGCATGACTACCTGCTCGCCGACGCAGCGATCGTCGATCCGGTGCTGACCGTCTCCGTTCCGGCAACAGTGACCGCCGCGACCGGCATCGATGCACTAACCCATGCAGTGGAAGCATATGTCTCCGTTAATGCCAGTCCAGCGACTGACGCGCTCGCCCTCCAAGCAATTCGACTGATTGCAGGCTCACTTAGACGGGCAGTAAAAAATGGTGAAGATGAGCTCGCCCGAACAGACATGAGCCTCGGCAGCTACATGGCTGGCTTGGCATTCTTCAATGCCGGGGTTGCTGGGGTGCATGCACTTGCCTATCCGCTCGGCGGCCAGTTCCACATTGCACACGGAGACTCGAATGCCGTGCTACTGCCTTACGTGATGGGTTATATCCGTAAAAGTTGCATGGCGCGCATGGCGGGTATTCTGGAGGCGCTCGGCGGTAATTCCGCTTACCTGTCGGACGAAGAAGCCTCGCTCCGTTGTGTGGAAGAACTCGTTCGGATTGTGAGTGACGTCGGTATCCCGCAGACACTAGAAGGATTTGATGTGCCGGAAAGTGCACTTGAATCACTGACAGCTGACGCCGTCAAACAAAAGCGGCTGCTAGCCCGGAGTCCAATGGAACTCACAGAAGACGACATTCGCAAAATTTATCAGTCCACATTCGACGGGATTGTAACAGAACCTCAGTGA
- a CDS encoding aldehyde dehydrogenase family protein — MLIGSIINGIERNEQDRKAHDVKNPFNQEILGTLALATADDLNDAVNSSYEAYEKTMKQMPAYKRGDILRKAAQLVEERKEEFAQSIMAESGKPIQQSRTEVQRSVQLLRYAAEEAKNITGEVVPMDAAIGGENRMGFVKKKSLGVVGAITPFNFPLNLTLHKLAPAIAAGNTVVFKPAEKTPITGYKIVKLLHEAGLPESALNLVLGTGEEIGQPLVEHEKVAKISFTGSVPVGKGIQQSAGFKKLTLELGSNSPIIVFDDANIEDVAVSLVKGGFGYSGQTCISVQRIYAHKDIYDQLLEELIATTNNLKIGDPADESVDIGPMITEEAAKRTDEWIQKAVEEGAKAETGGERNGNIVPPTILTNVNKGMHVVKKEVFAPIISVIPFEQEEDAIAQANDTIYGLQGAVFTKNIDRALRVADQIESGGVWINESSTYRQDNYPYGGVKQSGIGREGVKYAVEEMLELKFIGIKLER; from the coding sequence ATGCTTATCGGTTCAATCATTAACGGGATAGAGCGAAACGAACAGGACAGGAAAGCGCATGATGTTAAAAATCCATTCAACCAGGAGATATTAGGGACACTCGCCCTTGCAACAGCAGATGATTTGAATGATGCGGTCAACAGCAGTTATGAGGCCTATGAAAAGACGATGAAACAAATGCCCGCGTATAAACGCGGAGATATTTTACGGAAAGCCGCCCAGCTCGTAGAGGAACGGAAAGAAGAATTTGCCCAATCGATTATGGCCGAGTCTGGAAAACCGATTCAACAAAGCCGGACAGAAGTTCAGCGGTCAGTTCAGTTGTTGCGCTATGCAGCGGAAGAAGCCAAAAATATTACCGGGGAAGTTGTACCGATGGATGCTGCTATCGGTGGGGAAAACAGAATGGGTTTTGTGAAGAAGAAGTCGTTAGGAGTAGTCGGTGCAATTACTCCATTCAATTTCCCGCTGAATTTAACTTTGCATAAATTAGCCCCCGCCATTGCAGCTGGCAATACTGTCGTATTTAAACCGGCAGAGAAAACACCAATTACTGGCTATAAAATTGTCAAGCTTCTACATGAAGCCGGTCTACCCGAATCCGCTTTAAATCTCGTCCTTGGAACGGGAGAGGAAATCGGACAGCCGCTCGTCGAGCATGAAAAGGTGGCTAAAATTTCGTTTACAGGAAGCGTACCGGTAGGAAAAGGTATCCAACAATCAGCGGGCTTTAAAAAATTGACATTGGAACTGGGATCCAACTCCCCGATTATTGTGTTTGATGATGCAAATATTGAAGATGTAGCGGTCTCCCTTGTGAAAGGCGGATTCGGTTATTCCGGTCAGACGTGTATTTCAGTACAACGGATTTATGCCCATAAAGATATTTATGATCAGTTGCTTGAGGAACTGATTGCGACGACGAACAATTTAAAAATAGGTGACCCAGCCGACGAATCTGTTGACATTGGACCGATGATTACAGAAGAGGCAGCAAAACGAACAGATGAATGGATTCAAAAAGCGGTGGAAGAAGGGGCGAAAGCAGAAACAGGCGGAGAACGAAACGGCAACATTGTTCCTCCGACGATTCTGACAAACGTTAACAAAGGCATGCATGTCGTGAAAAAAGAAGTGTTTGCCCCGATTATTTCTGTTATTCCATTTGAACAGGAGGAGGACGCCATTGCACAGGCGAATGACACCATCTATGGCCTGCAAGGCGCTGTGTTCACAAAAAATATCGACCGGGCGCTGCGCGTAGCTGACCAAATTGAAAGCGGTGGTGTCTGGATCAATGAATCTTCGACTTATCGGCAAGATAACTACCCGTATGGCGGTGTCAAACAAAGTGGCATAGGCCGAGAAGGTGTTAAGTATGCGGTAGAAGAAATGCTGGAACTGAAATTTATTGGTATCAAACTAGAGAGGTGA
- a CDS encoding bifunctional homocysteine S-methyltransferase/methylenetetrahydrofolate reductase has translation MGLLEELKTKILTADGAMGTLLYSNGIEYCNEELNLERPEIIERIHREYIQAGADIIQTNTYGGNALKLARYGLEHQVKEINRAAIQIAKRAAAPGGQYVFGTIGGIRGIRKSDASLQEIIAMVNQQAGYLLGDDPDALLLETYYDFEELAATVSYLKKLTDTPIIAQVSMHEPGILQNGMSLNDALQQLEALGADIVGVNCRLGPHHSIQALEEVVLPSKAFLSAYPNASLLDVEDGRVVYEPEADYFGRTALLLREEGVRLIGGCCGTTPKHIEAVKKRIGNLAPVTQKEVVAKKPIVIREAEALEVKPLHEKAKTERTIIVELDTPRHLDISKFIEGSKALDKMGVDAVTMADNSLASPRISNMAMGSILKHQENIRPLAHITCRDRNLIGLQSHLMGLDALGIHDILAVTGDPTKVGDFPGATSVYDVSSMELIQLIKKLNEGISFSGKPLRKKANFSVAAAFNPNVRVLDRAVKRLEKKIESGADYFISQPVYTKEKIIEIHEETKHLETPIFIGVMPLTSIRSAEFLHNEVPGIKLSEDALERMRACGEDKDRATAEGIQIAKELIDTAAELFHGIYLITPFFRYDMSVELIRYIRQLDSQKESESSYVQASY, from the coding sequence ATGGGGCTATTAGAGGAACTGAAAACTAAAATATTGACTGCAGACGGCGCCATGGGGACATTGCTGTATTCGAATGGAATCGAATACTGCAACGAAGAATTGAATTTGGAGCGTCCGGAGATCATTGAAAGAATCCACCGGGAATATATCCAAGCTGGAGCTGATATCATTCAGACCAACACCTACGGAGGAAATGCCTTGAAGCTGGCCCGTTATGGTCTGGAACATCAAGTGAAAGAGATTAACAGAGCCGCCATCCAAATTGCCAAGCGCGCTGCAGCTCCCGGCGGCCAGTACGTCTTCGGAACCATCGGTGGAATCCGCGGCATCCGGAAAAGCGATGCGAGTCTGCAGGAGATCATCGCCATGGTGAATCAGCAGGCGGGTTATCTATTGGGAGATGACCCGGATGCACTGCTGCTCGAAACTTATTACGATTTTGAAGAATTAGCGGCCACTGTCTCCTATCTGAAAAAGTTGACGGATACACCGATCATCGCACAAGTTTCCATGCACGAACCGGGAATCCTGCAAAACGGCATGTCCTTAAATGACGCGCTGCAGCAATTGGAGGCGTTGGGGGCCGATATCGTCGGTGTCAATTGCCGTTTGGGACCTCACCATTCGATACAGGCGCTTGAAGAAGTGGTCTTGCCATCCAAAGCATTTCTTTCCGCTTATCCCAATGCCAGTTTGCTCGATGTGGAAGATGGCCGTGTGGTGTATGAGCCCGAAGCCGATTATTTCGGGCGGACAGCTTTATTGCTCAGAGAAGAAGGCGTCCGGTTGATCGGTGGCTGTTGCGGAACGACGCCGAAACATATTGAAGCGGTGAAAAAGCGCATCGGCAATTTAGCGCCGGTCACTCAAAAAGAAGTAGTGGCAAAAAAACCGATTGTTATCCGGGAAGCAGAAGCCCTGGAAGTGAAACCGCTTCATGAAAAAGCGAAAACGGAACGGACGATCATCGTGGAATTGGATACACCCCGACATTTGGATATCTCTAAATTTATCGAAGGCTCGAAAGCGTTGGATAAGATGGGTGTAGATGCGGTTACAATGGCGGATAATTCATTGGCTTCGCCGCGCATCAGCAATATGGCAATGGGCTCTATTTTAAAGCATCAGGAAAATATCCGTCCGCTTGCTCACATTACATGCCGTGACCGAAATCTGATCGGATTGCAGTCACATTTGATGGGACTTGATGCGCTGGGCATCCACGATATCTTGGCTGTGACGGGAGACCCGACAAAAGTCGGTGATTTTCCGGGAGCAACGAGCGTCTATGATGTCTCGAGCATGGAATTGATCCAATTGATCAAAAAGCTCAATGAGGGCATTTCATTTTCGGGGAAGCCTTTGCGGAAAAAAGCGAATTTTTCAGTAGCTGCGGCGTTCAACCCGAATGTCCGCGTCTTGGACCGAGCTGTGAAAAGGCTGGAGAAGAAAATCGAAAGCGGGGCGGATTATTTTATTTCGCAGCCGGTTTACACGAAAGAAAAAATTATCGAAATCCATGAAGAGACCAAGCACCTGGAAACGCCGATTTTTATCGGGGTCATGCCGCTTACCAGCATCCGCAGCGCGGAATTCCTGCACAACGAAGTGCCCGGCATCAAATTATCGGAAGATGCGCTTGAACGGATGCGGGCTTGCGGCGAGGATAAAGATCGCGCGACAGCAGAAGGTATCCAGATAGCGAAAGAATTGATCGATACGGCAGCAGAGTTATTCCATGGTATTTACTTGATTACACCGTTTTTCCGTTATGATATGTCTGTAGAGTTAATTCGTTATATTCGCCAATTAGATTCACAGAAAGAGAGCGAGAGCAGCTATGTCCAAGCATCTTATTGA